In one window of Deltaproteobacteria bacterium DNA:
- a CDS encoding enoyl-CoA hydratase/isomerase family protein, with protein sequence MSYREIILEIKNEIAVLTLNRPDTRNVISSAAMIDEIVEALSALDRDESVKVLVLTGAGSAFSAGGNVKDMANRLGMFAGTADEIAEKYRQGIQRIPRAFYGFHLPVIAAVNGPAIGAGCDLACMCDIRIAGERASFGETFGLLGLVPGDGGAFFLQRIIGFSRASLLTYTCRVIDAKTAERMGLVSEVVPSAELMKRALSIASEITRQPRRTLRMTKRLMQLSRERGLLDVLDLSATFQGVCHHQPEHEKAVNRFLIKDQEK encoded by the coding sequence ATGAGCTACAGGGAAATAATTCTTGAAATCAAAAATGAGATCGCGGTTCTCACCCTAAACCGGCCGGACACCCGTAACGTCATTTCCAGCGCCGCCATGATAGATGAAATCGTGGAGGCGCTTTCCGCCCTGGACCGCGACGAATCGGTGAAGGTATTGGTGCTCACAGGCGCGGGAAGCGCCTTTTCGGCGGGTGGAAACGTGAAGGACATGGCCAATCGCCTTGGAATGTTCGCGGGCACGGCGGACGAAATAGCCGAGAAATACCGCCAGGGCATACAGCGCATCCCACGGGCCTTCTACGGCTTCCACCTTCCCGTGATCGCCGCCGTCAACGGCCCGGCCATAGGCGCGGGCTGCGATCTTGCGTGCATGTGCGACATCCGCATAGCAGGCGAACGGGCCAGCTTCGGCGAAACCTTCGGCCTTCTGGGCCTTGTTCCGGGCGACGGCGGGGCCTTTTTCCTCCAGCGCATAATCGGCTTTTCAAGAGCATCCCTTCTCACTTACACCTGCCGGGTCATAGACGCCAAAACCGCCGAACGCATGGGCCTTGTGAGCGAGGTTGTGCCCTCCGCCGAGCTCATGAAGAGGGCGCTTTCCATCGCAAGCGAGATAACCCGCCAGCCCAGGCGCACACTTCGCATGACAAAAAGGCTGATGCAGCTTTCCCGCGAACGCGGCCTCCTGGACGTCCTGGACCTCTCCGCCACCTTCCAGGGGGTCTGCCACCACCAGCCCGAACACGAAAAGGCGGTGAACCGCTTCCTTATAAAGGATCAGGAGAAGTGA
- a CDS encoding response regulator transcription factor, whose amino-acid sequence MQQRDTRKKPAMKPIPDVLVHVVGENELQNELLGWYLENEEGLACTPQAQFSVSGDGEAAIHLILFDCQGADPAELWNSVEKMERDSPSLFFVAIFNAKNDDNLTREALARKARGIFYRGTTLSALVKGIAAILEGELWYSREVLSQFLMEPKSPGGAPGEGADELTLREKEILFKIAAGESNKEIADALFISLHTVKSHIYNIYRKIGVENRMRAAHWVARHLKGQGG is encoded by the coding sequence ATGCAGCAGCGAGACACCCGAAAAAAACCCGCCATGAAGCCCATCCCCGATGTCCTTGTGCACGTGGTGGGCGAAAACGAGCTTCAAAACGAGCTTCTGGGCTGGTACCTGGAAAACGAGGAAGGGCTCGCATGCACCCCCCAGGCCCAGTTTTCCGTCAGCGGAGACGGTGAGGCGGCCATCCACCTCATACTTTTCGACTGCCAGGGGGCGGACCCCGCCGAGCTCTGGAACTCCGTGGAAAAAATGGAGCGCGACAGCCCCTCGCTCTTTTTCGTGGCCATCTTCAACGCCAAAAACGACGACAACCTCACCCGCGAGGCGCTCGCCCGCAAGGCGCGCGGAATCTTCTACCGGGGAACCACCCTCTCGGCCCTGGTGAAGGGAATCGCGGCGATTCTCGAAGGCGAGCTGTGGTACTCCCGCGAGGTGCTCTCGCAATTCCTCATGGAGCCCAAGAGCCCCGGCGGCGCTCCCGGCGAGGGCGCGGACGAGCTGACCCTCCGGGAAAAGGAAATCCTCTTCAAAATCGCCGCCGGAGAGAGCAACAAGGAAATCGCCGACGCCCTTTTCATCAGCCTTCACACCGTTAAAAGCCACATCTACAACATCTACCGCAAGATAGGCGTGGAAAACCGAATGAGGGCGGCGCATTGGGTGGCCCGCCACTTGAAGGGGCAGGGGGGCTGA
- the serS gene encoding serine--tRNA ligase — MLDLKLVRQNPDLVQKALENRGNKGNLESFLAAEEKRRGLLAQVEDLRNQRNTASQTIGKIMKSGGDARDLRERMAGVSDKIKELEAELAPAEEAVSSALLGIPNIPHESVPVGLDERDNPERHKWGTPRSFDFTPKAHHEIGEDLKILDFERAAKIAGARFPLYFGDGARLERAIVSFMLDVHTGKHGYLEALPPLLVNSASMTGTGQLPKFEEDLFKIANWDLYLIPTAEVPVTNIHRGEVLNEADLPIKYAAYTPCFRSEAGSYGKDTKGLIRQHQFDKVEMVKFTTPETSWDELESLLENAETILRLLELPYRVITLCTGDMGCSSAKTYDIEVWFPAQNCYREISSCSNFTDYQARRADIRFRRPGKKGTELVHTLNGSGLAVGRTFAAILENCQNEDGSVTIPVALRQYMGGKEVIAR; from the coding sequence ATGCTAGATCTGAAGCTGGTCCGGCAAAACCCGGACCTTGTTCAAAAAGCCCTGGAAAACCGGGGAAACAAGGGAAACCTGGAATCCTTCCTGGCCGCTGAGGAAAAACGGCGCGGGCTCCTGGCCCAGGTGGAGGATCTGCGCAACCAGCGCAACACCGCCTCCCAGACAATCGGAAAGATAATGAAATCCGGCGGCGACGCCAGGGACCTCCGGGAGCGCATGGCCGGGGTCTCCGATAAAATTAAGGAACTCGAAGCCGAGCTTGCGCCAGCCGAAGAGGCCGTGAGTTCAGCCCTTCTGGGGATTCCCAACATCCCCCACGAGTCGGTGCCGGTTGGGCTTGACGAGCGCGACAACCCGGAGCGCCACAAGTGGGGAACTCCGCGCAGTTTCGACTTTACCCCCAAGGCCCATCATGAAATCGGCGAAGACCTTAAAATCCTCGATTTCGAGCGGGCCGCGAAAATCGCCGGGGCGAGATTCCCTCTCTATTTTGGCGACGGCGCGCGCCTGGAGCGGGCCATAGTCTCCTTCATGCTGGACGTTCACACGGGTAAGCACGGCTACCTTGAGGCCCTTCCGCCGCTTCTGGTAAACTCCGCCTCCATGACCGGCACCGGGCAGCTTCCCAAGTTCGAGGAGGACCTCTTTAAGATCGCCAATTGGGACCTTTATCTCATCCCCACCGCCGAGGTGCCCGTAACCAACATCCACAGGGGGGAGGTCCTTAACGAGGCCGACCTTCCCATAAAATACGCGGCATACACGCCCTGTTTCCGCAGCGAGGCCGGCTCCTACGGCAAGGATACCAAGGGGCTCATAAGACAGCACCAGTTCGACAAGGTGGAGATGGTGAAGTTCACCACCCCGGAGACAAGCTGGGACGAGCTTGAAAGCCTCCTTGAAAACGCCGAAACCATTTTACGGCTCCTGGAACTCCCGTACCGGGTCATCACCCTGTGCACCGGCGACATGGGCTGTTCCTCCGCCAAGACCTACGACATCGAGGTGTGGTTCCCGGCCCAGAACTGCTATCGGGAGATTTCCTCCTGCTCCAATTTCACTGATTACCAGGCCCGCCGGGCCGACATCAGGTTTCGGCGGCCCGGAAAAAAAGGCACGGAGCTTGTCCACACCCTGAATGGCTCCGGGCTTGCGGTTGGGCGGACCTTCGCGGCCATTCTGGAAAACTGCCAGAACGAGGATGGCTCGGTCACCATACCCGTTGCCCTCAGGCAATACATGGGAGGAAAGGAGGTCATAGCGAGATGA
- the thrC gene encoding threonine synthase: MRIDDFPKDIADRLIPAPSGGMVYRCLSCEKLHGINELLYTCPSCGGVLLLEDADFSRLKATPSKTWRRIFDFRRMLNIPALKGIYRYHELIGPVIPLDSVVYLGEGHTPLVEAAPVLQQESGMRFFYKNDGQNPSASFKDRGMASAVSYINYLLRSGQAEEILAVCASTGDTSASAALYASFLNPKVKSAVLLPHGKVTPEQLSQPLGSGARVFEIPGVFDDCMKVVERLAETYQVALLNSKNAWRILGQESYSYEVAQDFDWDVKDLAVFVPIGNAGNITAVMAGFLKFHELGIIETLPKIVGVQSHHADPVFRYYSEPDPARRKFAPVTVQPSAAQAAMIGNPVSMPRVIRLANAYNERSGLENVKVVQVTEQQIMDGMLTVNRRGHVACTQGGECYAGMLAALEKGVVTDAETAILDATAHAIKFSAFQSMYFSDSFPPEFGVVPKPELQNHPELVHPADLAEVPAPGKPLSGDALDQFISKTTRDVAKALKLGKRAG; the protein is encoded by the coding sequence ATGAGGATTGACGATTTTCCAAAAGACATCGCAGACCGCCTGATTCCGGCCCCGTCGGGCGGCATGGTTTACCGCTGCCTTTCATGCGAAAAGCTCCACGGAATAAACGAACTTCTCTATACCTGCCCCTCCTGCGGCGGGGTGCTTTTACTTGAAGACGCCGATTTTTCGCGCCTGAAAGCCACCCCCTCCAAAACCTGGAGGCGGATTTTCGATTTTCGCCGGATGCTGAACATTCCGGCATTAAAGGGCATCTATCGCTATCACGAGCTTATCGGCCCGGTGATCCCGCTCGATTCCGTGGTGTACCTGGGCGAGGGCCACACTCCCCTCGTCGAGGCCGCCCCTGTGTTGCAACAGGAATCGGGGATGCGCTTCTTCTACAAGAACGACGGCCAGAACCCGTCGGCCTCCTTCAAGGACCGGGGCATGGCCTCGGCTGTCAGCTACATCAATTATCTTCTCCGGTCGGGCCAGGCGGAGGAAATCCTGGCAGTCTGCGCTTCAACCGGAGACACGTCGGCGTCTGCGGCTCTCTACGCCAGCTTCCTGAACCCGAAAGTAAAGTCCGCCGTGCTTCTGCCCCACGGCAAGGTGACCCCGGAGCAGCTTTCCCAGCCCCTTGGCAGCGGGGCCAGGGTTTTCGAGATTCCGGGCGTATTCGACGATTGCATGAAGGTGGTGGAGCGGCTCGCCGAAACCTATCAGGTGGCGCTTCTGAATTCCAAGAACGCCTGGCGGATATTGGGCCAGGAGTCCTATTCATACGAAGTGGCCCAGGATTTTGACTGGGACGTAAAAGACCTCGCGGTGTTCGTGCCCATCGGAAACGCGGGCAACATAACCGCCGTAATGGCGGGCTTCCTTAAATTCCACGAGCTTGGCATCATCGAAACCCTGCCGAAGATTGTGGGGGTCCAGAGCCACCACGCCGACCCGGTTTTCCGCTATTACTCCGAGCCCGACCCGGCCCGCCGGAAATTCGCGCCGGTAACGGTACAGCCTTCGGCGGCCCAGGCCGCAATGATAGGGAATCCCGTTTCCATGCCACGGGTGATCAGGCTCGCAAACGCTTATAACGAGCGTTCGGGCCTTGAAAACGTGAAGGTGGTCCAGGTGACCGAACAGCAGATAATGGACGGGATGCTCACGGTGAACCGTCGCGGCCACGTGGCCTGCACCCAGGGCGGCGAGTGCTACGCCGGAATGCTTGCGGCCCTCGAAAAGGGCGTGGTGACGGACGCCGAAACCGCCATTCTTGACGCCACGGCCCACGCCATAAAGTTTTCGGCGTTCCAGAGCATGTATTTTTCGGACTCCTTTCCGCCCGAATTCGGAGTGGTTCCGAAGCCGGAGCTTCAAAATCACCCGGAACTGGTTCACCCCGCCGATCTTGCGGAAGTGCCCGCTCCGGGCAAGCCCCTTTCGGGGGATGCCCTTGACCAATTCATTTCAAAAACCACCAGGGACGTCGCCAAGGCCCTCAAGCTGGGAAAAAGGGCGGGATAA